A genomic window from Pantoea alhagi includes:
- the glpE gene encoding thiosulfate sulfurtransferase GlpE — protein MEQFECISVDTAQQRLAEDEALLVDIRDPQSFAAGHARGAFHLTNGTLNTFMQQADFDKPVLVMCYHGNSSKGAAQYLIQQGFEQVYSIDGGFDAWRAAFPQLVETQTE, from the coding sequence ATGGAACAATTTGAATGCATCAGCGTCGATACGGCGCAACAACGTCTGGCTGAAGACGAAGCGCTGCTGGTCGATATTCGCGATCCGCAAAGTTTTGCGGCAGGTCATGCCAGAGGGGCTTTCCACCTGACAAACGGCACGTTAAATACCTTTATGCAGCAGGCCGATTTTGATAAGCCGGTGCTGGTCATGTGCTATCACGGCAACAGCAGCAAGGGCGCGGCGCAATATTTAATCCAGCAGGGTTTTGAGCAGGTTTACAGCATTGACGGCGGCTTTGACGCCTGGCGTGCGGCCTTCCCGCAGCTGGTTGAGACGCAAACGGAATAA